Proteins encoded by one window of Haloarcula pelagica:
- a CDS encoding extracellular solute-binding protein produces the protein MQDSNHRTRRRFIKGAGAVGTIALAGCGGNGGSDGGSGDGSDDSDGSTAESSDGSSGGDTGSGSESMADRIVFYNAGSLQYDPGTKRNIERFEEESGITVEVNETPWNNLKTSLTTIWRNEDATVDAFNGPTWWLADFVASGWLEPLELGNSHMSKFPSNLSDLVTLDGKVYMAPEFGKWGTFLYDQQSFSEAGVDGPPSTWDEVVSKGKQLNSGDTSAFAVTWANKDVFTFKQLLYQAGGQLFNDSNEPAFVDAGMDVMDFLTRLRENDLIPDGISSMGEGGVGDSFIAGQLATVESWTPLGARALDADGWGAERLGSAKPPKGPSSRATFQDTNGISVSAFSDRKQAAKEFARFMTTTESSKTNMRVEGNPAVVPSVYDSDAIQEQYPSWLLEDMKYNLNNAKSETYLAQPQVDDYLSEQITPALLGDKDPQKALEAAQSNITSLYQDIGLL, from the coding sequence AAGGAGCAGGGGCAGTCGGAACTATCGCGCTCGCGGGCTGTGGCGGCAACGGCGGCTCAGACGGCGGTTCTGGCGACGGATCGGACGATAGTGACGGTTCCACCGCGGAGTCCTCAGACGGGTCTTCCGGCGGCGACACCGGGAGTGGGTCCGAGTCGATGGCGGACAGGATCGTGTTCTACAACGCCGGTAGTCTGCAGTACGATCCCGGCACGAAGCGCAACATCGAGCGGTTCGAAGAGGAGAGCGGCATCACGGTCGAAGTCAACGAGACCCCGTGGAACAACCTCAAGACGAGTTTGACGACGATCTGGCGCAACGAGGACGCGACCGTCGACGCGTTCAACGGGCCGACGTGGTGGCTCGCGGACTTCGTCGCGTCGGGGTGGCTGGAACCACTCGAACTGGGCAACAGCCACATGTCCAAGTTCCCGTCGAACCTCAGTGACCTCGTCACGCTCGACGGTAAAGTGTACATGGCACCCGAGTTCGGCAAGTGGGGGACCTTCCTCTACGATCAGCAGTCCTTCAGCGAGGCGGGCGTCGACGGGCCGCCGAGCACGTGGGACGAAGTCGTTTCGAAAGGAAAGCAGCTCAACTCCGGGGACACGTCGGCGTTTGCCGTCACCTGGGCCAACAAGGACGTGTTCACGTTCAAGCAATTGCTCTACCAGGCCGGCGGACAGCTGTTCAACGACAGCAACGAACCAGCGTTCGTCGATGCTGGCATGGATGTCATGGACTTCCTGACCAGGCTCCGGGAGAACGACCTGATCCCCGATGGGATCTCCAGCATGGGAGAAGGAGGTGTCGGGGACTCGTTCATCGCCGGGCAACTGGCCACCGTCGAGTCGTGGACACCCCTCGGCGCCCGGGCACTGGACGCGGACGGCTGGGGTGCCGAACGGCTCGGTAGCGCGAAGCCACCGAAAGGCCCCAGTTCACGGGCGACGTTCCAGGACACCAACGGTATCAGTGTCTCGGCGTTCTCGGACCGCAAACAGGCGGCAAAGGAGTTCGCTCGGTTCATGACGACCACCGAGTCTTCGAAGACCAACATGCGGGTTGAGGGGAATCCGGCGGTCGTCCCCTCCGTGTACGACTCCGACGCTATCCAAGAGCAGTATCCGTCCTGGCTCCTAGAGGACATGAAATACAACCTCAACAACGCCAAGAGCGAGACGTACCTCGCCCAGCCACAGGTTGACGATTACCTGTCCGAACAGATCACACCTGCGCTGCTCGGCGACAAGGATCCACAGAAGGCCCTCGAAGCCGCGCAGAGTAACATCACGAGCCTGTACCAGGACATCGGCCTACTCTGA
- a CDS encoding carbohydrate ABC transporter permease produces the protein MSTEKQSLRRKLDRLFVPLTVGPTMLWIAAIIVYPTLKLLWSSVFWTNPINGQREFVALRNFRRLVFAENGQGAFLGLAPDFVAITTNTAVYVGLSVSISFALGLGIALLLDKDLKGRGWFRTAVIVPWILPYVMSGLMWRWMFNSEYGAINGLLTQTGLLSSKIAFLSDGTLAMMALIIADIWVFTPFIIIILLAGLQNVPEQLYDAAEVDGAGRISRFVNVTYPFLKPSILVALTIRIIFDIRALDLVWVMTRGGPGKSTEVWASWLYRTAQVFNRPGEGAALGVVLLAVTFVIVATLYRIFGDSPY, from the coding sequence ATGTCGACTGAAAAACAATCACTGCGACGAAAACTCGATCGGCTGTTCGTGCCGCTGACGGTCGGCCCGACGATGCTCTGGATCGCGGCGATCATCGTCTATCCGACCCTGAAATTGCTCTGGAGTAGCGTCTTCTGGACCAACCCGATCAACGGGCAACGGGAGTTCGTTGCACTCCGAAACTTCCGGCGGCTCGTCTTCGCGGAGAACGGACAGGGGGCGTTTCTGGGCCTGGCTCCCGATTTCGTGGCGATCACGACGAACACCGCCGTCTACGTCGGACTGAGTGTCAGCATCTCGTTCGCACTCGGGCTCGGGATCGCACTCCTGCTCGATAAAGACCTGAAGGGCCGTGGGTGGTTCCGGACCGCCGTCATCGTCCCGTGGATCCTCCCGTACGTCATGAGCGGGTTGATGTGGCGCTGGATGTTCAACTCCGAATACGGAGCCATCAACGGTCTTCTCACCCAAACCGGTCTGTTGTCGAGCAAGATCGCGTTCCTCTCGGACGGGACGCTCGCGATGATGGCGCTGATCATCGCCGACATCTGGGTGTTCACACCGTTTATCATCATCATCCTGCTCGCGGGACTCCAGAACGTGCCCGAACAACTGTACGACGCAGCGGAGGTGGACGGTGCCGGACGGATCTCGCGGTTCGTCAACGTCACCTACCCGTTCCTGAAACCGTCGATCCTGGTCGCACTCACCATCCGCATCATCTTCGACATTCGGGCACTCGACCTCGTCTGGGTCATGACGCGGGGCGGCCCGGGGAAGTCCACAGAGGTCTGGGCCTCGTGGCTCTACCGCACGGCACAGGTATTCAACCGACCGGGAGAAGGAGCAGCACTCGGTGTCGTCCTCCTCGCAGTGACGTTCGTCATCGTGGCGACACTGTACCGAATCTTCGGTGACTCACCGTACTGA
- a CDS encoding carbohydrate ABC transporter permease, translating into MSTQQSIFDRLIGGLGLDTEDEWSHIVRERVVAYSLLGLYVFVIWFPIYFIFVTSIKPTSAVLDIPISFVPTQPTVSNYIEIFQNRPFELYTLNSLIVASTTTIICVTLGTVTGYSFSRYEFVGNKTLLLSIVGARMIPPIALIVPFFSIMSNPPLIGGLTGSLYDTRIALILTYTFFNLPFAVWIMKNYFDGVPESLDEQARIDGCSRWEGFVKIILPMAKPGIAATAILAFIFSWNEFVFALVLTSSEQAQTLPIAVSLFVADDFVDWAHLAAGGMIAALPGILFGLFFQQYIVSGLTQGAVKE; encoded by the coding sequence ATGAGCACGCAACAATCGATCTTCGACCGATTGATCGGGGGACTCGGACTCGATACCGAGGACGAGTGGTCTCACATCGTTCGCGAGCGGGTCGTCGCGTACTCGCTGCTGGGACTATACGTCTTCGTCATCTGGTTCCCGATCTACTTCATCTTCGTTACCAGTATCAAACCGACCTCGGCGGTGTTGGACATCCCTATCTCGTTCGTTCCGACACAGCCGACGGTCAGCAACTACATCGAGATTTTCCAGAACCGACCGTTCGAACTGTACACGCTGAACAGCCTCATCGTCGCCAGTACGACGACCATCATCTGTGTGACGCTGGGGACCGTGACGGGCTACTCGTTCTCCCGCTACGAGTTCGTCGGCAACAAGACGCTGCTGCTGTCGATCGTGGGTGCGCGGATGATCCCACCGATCGCGCTTATCGTCCCGTTCTTCAGCATCATGTCGAACCCGCCACTGATCGGCGGTCTCACGGGCAGCCTCTACGATACGAGGATCGCGCTGATCCTGACGTACACGTTCTTCAATCTCCCGTTTGCAGTCTGGATCATGAAAAACTACTTCGACGGGGTCCCGGAATCGCTCGACGAACAGGCCCGCATCGACGGCTGTTCACGCTGGGAGGGGTTCGTGAAGATCATCCTGCCGATGGCGAAACCGGGCATCGCGGCGACGGCCATCCTGGCGTTCATCTTCTCGTGGAACGAGTTCGTCTTCGCGCTCGTCCTCACGTCCTCGGAGCAGGCCCAGACGCTTCCGATCGCCGTCTCGCTGTTCGTCGCAGACGACTTCGTGGACTGGGCTCACCTCGCGGCTGGTGGCATGATCGCCGCCTTACCCGGTATCCTGTTCGGATTGTTCTTCCAGCAGTACATCGTCAGCGGACTCACCCAAGGAGCAGTCAAGGAGTAA
- a CDS encoding ABC transporter ATP-binding protein — protein MAHVELENLVKEFDDVTAVDGISLDIPDESFTVLVGPSGCGKTTTLRLIAGLERASDGEIRIGDEVVNDRRAYERDIAMVFQNYALYPHKTVEENMRFGLEQHGVEDETITERVNEAATLLQIGDLRDRKPAELSGGQQQRVALGRAIVRDPAVFLMDEPLSNLDAKLRVQMRAELNKLHEELSTTTVYVTHDQVEAMTLADQIAVMDDGQIQQVGEPTHVYSNPLNTFVAGFLGSPSMNFLEGVLERTGSGKLQLDLGSDTHSVPDEYDDAALADYLGERVTLGIRPENIALNQDGVPANVHPATVQVVEPQGEKTVLELELDSGESIKAAVNPDTEVTIGDDVNLRFDRDSLHYFDPQTGESLTYNSKAEQRATI, from the coding sequence ATGGCACACGTAGAACTCGAAAATCTGGTCAAGGAATTCGACGACGTTACGGCAGTCGACGGTATCTCACTGGACATCCCCGACGAGAGCTTCACCGTTCTCGTGGGGCCGTCCGGGTGTGGCAAGACGACCACACTCCGGCTCATCGCTGGCCTCGAACGGGCCTCCGACGGCGAGATCCGTATCGGCGACGAAGTCGTCAACGACAGGCGCGCCTACGAGCGGGACATCGCGATGGTGTTCCAGAACTACGCGCTGTACCCCCACAAGACCGTCGAGGAGAACATGCGCTTCGGCCTCGAACAGCACGGTGTCGAGGACGAGACAATCACCGAACGCGTCAACGAAGCCGCGACCCTCCTACAGATCGGCGACTTGCGGGACCGAAAGCCCGCTGAACTCTCTGGCGGGCAACAACAGCGGGTCGCGCTGGGGCGGGCGATCGTCCGTGACCCCGCGGTCTTCCTCATGGACGAGCCCTTGTCGAACCTCGACGCCAAACTCAGGGTCCAGATGCGCGCGGAACTCAACAAACTCCACGAGGAACTGTCGACCACGACGGTGTACGTCACGCACGATCAGGTCGAGGCGATGACGCTGGCCGACCAGATCGCGGTCATGGACGACGGACAGATACAGCAGGTCGGAGAGCCGACACACGTCTACTCGAACCCGCTGAACACGTTCGTGGCCGGCTTCCTGGGTTCTCCGAGTATGAACTTCCTCGAAGGCGTCCTAGAACGGACTGGGTCCGGAAAGCTCCAGCTCGACCTCGGAAGCGACACACACAGCGTCCCCGACGAGTACGACGATGCCGCGCTCGCGGACTACCTGGGGGAACGAGTGACACTCGGTATCAGGCCCGAGAACATCGCCCTCAATCAGGACGGCGTACCGGCGAACGTCCACCCGGCGACGGTCCAGGTCGTCGAGCCACAGGGCGAGAAGACCGTCCTCGAACTCGAACTCGACTCGGGCGAGAGTATCAAGGCTGCCGTGAATCCGGATACGGAAGTCACGATCGGAGACGATGTGAACCTCCGGTTCGACCGAGACTCACTGCACTACTTCGACCCCCAGACCGGTGAGTCACTCACCTATAACTCTAAGGCCGAACAGAGAGCAACCATCTGA
- the glpR gene encoding HTH-type transcriptional regulator GlpR, whose translation MLPEERREAIVEKVNRSDRVTVDELIEEFGVSGATIRRDLASLAEEGHIERFHGGALPSSTGSDSSSDSHGEVQNPSGKRAIAEQAIQELDEGDAVFFDTGTTAMAVARAIPEALSLLVATNSPETAFELREACGEVKVVGDSLRQTSDALVGRGAESYLRKTNFDVVFLESDAVQADGSLSVSNEDEARIKSLLCEGGRQVILVADGGKLDGQSFREFATLEDIDVFITDVTVEQDLREVLDRADVRVVDGLLAVN comes from the coding sequence ATGCTACCTGAGGAACGGAGAGAGGCGATCGTGGAGAAGGTCAACCGCTCCGACCGAGTGACTGTTGACGAACTGATAGAGGAATTTGGCGTCTCTGGAGCGACCATCCGCCGTGATCTGGCGTCGCTCGCTGAAGAGGGCCACATCGAACGGTTCCATGGTGGTGCACTCCCCAGCTCTACGGGTTCGGACTCGTCGAGCGACTCACACGGCGAGGTACAGAACCCCAGTGGGAAACGCGCTATCGCGGAACAAGCCATCCAAGAGTTAGACGAGGGCGACGCCGTCTTCTTCGACACCGGGACCACGGCCATGGCGGTTGCCCGTGCAATCCCCGAGGCGCTGTCACTGCTCGTCGCTACCAACTCTCCCGAGACAGCCTTCGAACTGCGGGAAGCCTGCGGCGAGGTGAAAGTCGTCGGTGACTCGCTTCGACAGACTTCGGACGCGCTTGTCGGGCGGGGTGCCGAATCGTACCTCCGGAAGACGAACTTCGATGTCGTGTTTCTGGAGTCGGACGCGGTACAAGCCGACGGGAGCCTTTCAGTCTCCAACGAGGACGAGGCTCGCATCAAGTCGTTACTCTGCGAGGGCGGTCGGCAAGTCATCCTCGTCGCTGACGGCGGGAAACTAGACGGACAGAGTTTCAGGGAGTTCGCCACACTGGAAGACATCGACGTGTTCATCACTGACGTAACAGTCGAACAGGACCTTCGAGAAGTGCTTGACCGGGCGGATGTCCGTGTGGTCGATGGCCTGCTAGCCGTGAACTGA
- a CDS encoding fumarylacetoacetate hydrolase family protein, whose product MRYYRTAGADGPRLLARTGSDAYDLTAARPNVTAFEDLAYVADVTDRTIDEVADDLLDGADPVSVPAGRAVGVPTLVDEVWAAGVTYEISEQAREAESGMPEMYLDVYEAERPEVFFKATWDRVVGPGDAVGVRGDSEWNVPEPELGIVLYEGEIVGYTVGNDVSSRSIEGQNPLYLPQAKVYDRCCSLGPCIATPDTVGDPHDLAMTMTVERDGETVYEGETSTSEMVRTCEELVSFLRRHNTVPESAVLLTGTSLVPEEGFSLAPSDEVHIDIENIGRLANDVTTV is encoded by the coding sequence ATGAGATACTATCGCACAGCCGGAGCCGACGGTCCCCGCCTCCTCGCCCGGACGGGTTCGGACGCCTACGATCTGACGGCAGCCCGGCCGAACGTGACGGCGTTCGAGGACCTCGCCTACGTCGCGGACGTGACCGACCGGACCATCGACGAGGTCGCCGACGACCTCCTCGACGGGGCCGACCCGGTCTCGGTCCCCGCGGGGAGGGCGGTCGGCGTTCCCACGCTGGTCGACGAGGTGTGGGCCGCCGGGGTGACCTACGAGATCAGCGAGCAGGCCCGCGAGGCCGAGAGCGGGATGCCCGAGATGTACCTCGATGTCTACGAGGCCGAGCGCCCGGAGGTGTTCTTCAAGGCGACCTGGGACCGCGTGGTCGGCCCCGGCGACGCGGTGGGCGTCCGCGGCGACTCCGAGTGGAACGTCCCCGAACCCGAACTGGGGATCGTCCTCTACGAGGGCGAGATCGTCGGCTACACCGTCGGCAACGACGTGAGCAGTCGCTCCATCGAGGGCCAGAACCCGCTGTACCTCCCGCAGGCGAAGGTGTACGATCGCTGCTGTTCGTTGGGTCCCTGCATCGCGACACCGGATACCGTCGGCGACCCGCACGACCTCGCGATGACGATGACGGTCGAGCGCGACGGCGAGACGGTCTACGAAGGGGAGACATCGACGAGCGAGATGGTCCGGACGTGTGAGGAACTGGTCTCGTTCCTCCGGCGACACAACACCGTCCCGGAGTCGGCGGTTCTCCTGACCGGGACCTCACTGGTCCCCGAAGAGGGGTTCTCGTTGGCACCGTCTGACGAGGTCCACATCGACATCGAGAACATCGGACGCCTCGCCAACGACGTGACGACCGTCTGA
- a CDS encoding Gfo/Idh/MocA family protein: MTYRAGIIGTGGIAGMGILGMHDEEDIGEKKVRASHAGGYKATEGVELVAVADVDETKLEQFGEAWEIPPDRRYVGHESMLAAEDLDLVSVCTPSYLHADHVVDAAESAADPALIWCEKPIASSVSDAEEMVTVCDETDTELLINHSFRFTTKLQRIRDLIQEEGLLGDVHAVATQFRMELLRNSTHLLDTLVYLLDARAEQVSGYITGENEAVDSLEAAERVDDAGGGGFVVMDDGSFVTIDCTIPREASSMTLQFVGSEGKLYLNNDDGEWRYWGLDDGSHVEADLPGIDGAWTWDEDYRDAFANAAADAVAVVDGTMENPSTGDEATRSLEIIVGFYISHYTGGQVSVPLDRPLRDVTITSW, from the coding sequence ATGACCTACAGAGCCGGTATCATCGGAACTGGAGGCATCGCCGGAATGGGTATCCTCGGGATGCACGACGAGGAGGACATCGGCGAGAAGAAGGTCAGGGCCAGCCACGCCGGAGGCTACAAGGCCACCGAGGGCGTCGAGCTGGTGGCCGTCGCCGATGTCGACGAGACGAAACTCGAACAGTTCGGCGAGGCCTGGGAGATCCCGCCCGACCGGCGGTACGTCGGCCACGAGTCGATGCTGGCGGCAGAGGACCTCGACCTCGTCTCGGTCTGTACGCCCTCGTATCTCCACGCCGATCACGTCGTCGACGCCGCCGAGTCGGCCGCCGATCCCGCGCTGATCTGGTGTGAGAAGCCGATCGCCTCGTCGGTCAGCGACGCCGAGGAGATGGTCACCGTCTGTGACGAGACCGACACGGAACTGCTGATCAATCACTCGTTCCGGTTCACGACGAAACTCCAGCGGATCAGGGACCTCATCCAGGAGGAGGGCCTGCTGGGCGATGTCCACGCCGTCGCCACGCAGTTCCGGATGGAACTGCTGCGCAACTCCACGCACCTGCTGGATACGCTCGTGTACCTGCTCGACGCCCGGGCGGAGCAGGTGTCGGGCTACATCACCGGCGAGAACGAGGCCGTCGACTCGCTGGAAGCGGCCGAGCGTGTCGACGACGCCGGCGGCGGCGGGTTCGTCGTGATGGACGACGGGAGCTTCGTCACCATCGACTGCACCATTCCCCGGGAGGCCTCGTCGATGACGCTCCAGTTCGTCGGCAGTGAGGGGAAACTCTACCTCAACAACGACGACGGCGAGTGGCGATACTGGGGACTCGACGACGGGAGTCACGTCGAGGCCGACCTGCCGGGGATCGACGGCGCCTGGACGTGGGACGAGGACTACCGGGACGCCTTCGCCAACGCCGCCGCCGACGCCGTTGCAGTCGTCGACGGGACGATGGAGAACCCCTCGACGGGTGACGAGGCGACTCGCTCGCTGGAGATCATCGTCGGCTTCTACATCTCTCACTACACCGGCGGTCAGGTGTCGGTCCCGCTGGACCGCCCGCTCCGGGACGTGACGATCACCTCCTGGTGA
- a CDS encoding mandelate racemase family protein, translating into MAPEITSVESVEFAYPIEDVGTDHHGFNLVYEPGSVTERKLFGLKIHTDEGITGEYVGGNSPGAAQINTFADYLVGKNPLEREHHWSEMKRALRKYDRMGIGPIDIALWDYAGKKYGAPIHEMLGTYRTRFPAYASTYHGDENGGLDTPEAFADFAEECRSMGYSGFKIHGWGGSEGSRDLRREIDAVHAVGQRVGDEMDLMHDPACELETYADALKLGRALDEEGFFWYEDPYRDGGISQHAHRKLRQALDTPILQTEHVRGLEPATDFAANESTDFLRADPEYDGGITGAMKRAKVAEGFGMDVEFHAPGPAQRHCIAAIRNTNYYELALVHPDCPNTQPPVYEGDYSDMLDTVDDEGMVTVPDGPGLGVDYDWEYIEDNATGSLHIYD; encoded by the coding sequence ATGGCGCCAGAGATTACCAGCGTCGAGTCCGTCGAGTTCGCCTATCCGATCGAGGATGTCGGGACAGATCACCACGGGTTCAACCTCGTGTACGAACCGGGCTCGGTGACCGAGCGGAAACTGTTCGGCCTCAAGATCCACACTGACGAGGGCATCACCGGTGAGTACGTCGGCGGGAACTCACCGGGTGCCGCACAGATCAACACCTTCGCCGACTACCTCGTCGGCAAGAACCCCCTCGAACGGGAACACCACTGGAGCGAGATGAAGCGGGCGCTCCGGAAGTACGATCGCATGGGCATCGGCCCCATCGACATCGCCCTCTGGGACTACGCCGGCAAGAAGTACGGCGCCCCCATCCACGAGATGCTGGGCACCTACCGGACGCGGTTCCCCGCGTACGCCTCCACCTACCACGGGGACGAGAACGGCGGGCTGGACACGCCCGAGGCCTTCGCCGACTTCGCCGAGGAGTGTCGCTCGATGGGGTACAGCGGCTTCAAGATCCACGGCTGGGGCGGCAGCGAGGGCTCTCGCGACCTCCGCCGGGAGATCGACGCGGTCCACGCCGTCGGCCAGCGTGTCGGCGACGAGATGGACCTGATGCACGACCCGGCCTGCGAACTGGAGACCTACGCGGACGCGCTGAAACTCGGCCGCGCGCTCGACGAGGAGGGCTTCTTCTGGTACGAGGACCCGTACCGGGACGGCGGCATCTCACAGCACGCCCACCGCAAACTCCGGCAGGCCCTCGACACCCCGATCCTCCAGACCGAGCACGTTCGCGGGCTGGAGCCGGCGACGGACTTCGCGGCCAACGAGTCGACGGACTTCCTGCGCGCCGACCCCGAGTACGACGGCGGGATCACCGGCGCGATGAAACGGGCGAAGGTGGCCGAAGGGTTCGGTATGGACGTGGAGTTCCACGCCCCGGGACCCGCCCAGCGTCACTGTATCGCCGCGATCCGGAACACGAACTACTACGAACTCGCGCTCGTCCACCCCGACTGTCCGAACACCCAGCCGCCGGTGTACGAGGGCGACTACTCGGACATGCTCGACACCGTCGACGACGAGGGGATGGTCACGGTGCCCGACGGCCCTGGCCTGGGCGTCGACTACGACTGGGAGTACATCGAGGACAACGCCACCGGGAGCCTCCACATCTACGACTGA
- a CDS encoding SDR family NAD(P)-dependent oxidoreductase: MVGHTQYDFSGETAIVTGSTKGIGRGIAAGLADADANVVVNARSASDVESVAAQLDQRGAGRAVGISADVGSIDDIDALVDGAIDEFGRIDLLVNNAAVWPEEDSLVDSDVEQWDHTMNVNVRAQYYAAKRVARHMIDEGIEGCIVNHTSQAGDRRTGPFGLYGISKTSINGLTWRMAQELAEHGIRMNAVSTDVTETAQLRHEAEQTAANDPDRTPEEVLRARGEQRPLGRLGQPEDLADAVLWLASDRADYVVGDTVRVSGGGNLE, encoded by the coding sequence ATGGTCGGACACACGCAGTACGACTTCAGCGGCGAGACCGCCATCGTCACCGGTTCCACGAAGGGGATCGGTCGGGGGATCGCTGCGGGACTGGCAGACGCCGACGCGAACGTCGTCGTCAACGCCCGATCGGCGTCGGATGTCGAATCCGTCGCCGCACAACTGGACCAGCGGGGCGCGGGCCGAGCCGTGGGCATCTCGGCGGATGTCGGCTCTATCGACGACATCGACGCGCTCGTCGACGGAGCGATCGACGAGTTCGGCCGGATCGACCTGCTTGTCAACAACGCGGCTGTCTGGCCCGAGGAAGACTCGCTGGTCGACTCCGATGTCGAGCAGTGGGACCACACGATGAATGTCAACGTCCGCGCACAGTATTACGCCGCAAAGCGGGTCGCTCGGCACATGATCGACGAGGGCATCGAGGGCTGTATCGTCAACCACACGAGCCAGGCCGGCGACCGCCGGACGGGGCCGTTCGGGCTGTACGGCATCTCGAAGACATCGATCAACGGGCTGACCTGGCGGATGGCACAGGAACTGGCCGAACACGGGATCCGGATGAACGCCGTCTCGACGGACGTGACCGAGACGGCCCAGCTCCGCCACGAGGCCGAACAGACGGCGGCGAACGACCCCGATCGGACTCCCGAGGAGGTCCTGCGCGCCCGGGGCGAGCAGCGGCCGCTGGGCCGGCTTGGACAGCCCGAGGACCTCGCCGACGCGGTGCTGTGGCTCGCCAGCGACCGCGCGGACTACGTGGTCGGCGACACCGTCCGGGTCAGCGGCGGCGGTAACCTGGAGTGA
- a CDS encoding amidohydrolase family protein: MRLVDTHTHTWGPNTAELPWPETVLPPGWDGPYTAHDLIADMDAAGVEESVMVTTPMYGRGIRANEYTMRAIEAYPDRLWGVGLMDFYGDPDDVRSSLRRVVGHDRMLGVRMHACLDYEWHSTELNRTADWVLDDELAPVWEEAAEQGTAVFVFPKAQQLPMVATLAERHPDVQLVVDHMAFPDETTDPDEAPWTEFEALADHDNVAVKVSSLPRSSEQSWPYEDLWGYVRNLADWFGTDRLMLGSDYPWMDDWADYEACLSWVEETPFLSARDHSDLAHRTFERVHGE, encoded by the coding sequence ATGCGGCTCGTCGACACCCACACCCACACCTGGGGACCGAACACCGCGGAACTGCCCTGGCCCGAGACGGTCCTGCCGCCGGGGTGGGACGGACCGTACACCGCCCACGATCTGATCGCGGACATGGACGCCGCCGGTGTCGAGGAGTCCGTGATGGTGACGACGCCGATGTACGGCCGCGGTATCCGGGCCAACGAGTACACGATGCGGGCCATCGAGGCTTACCCGGACCGCCTGTGGGGCGTCGGCCTGATGGACTTCTACGGCGACCCCGACGACGTGCGGTCGTCGCTGCGCCGGGTCGTCGGCCACGACCGGATGCTCGGGGTCCGCATGCACGCCTGTCTCGACTACGAGTGGCACTCGACGGAACTGAACCGGACTGCCGACTGGGTCCTCGACGACGAACTGGCGCCGGTCTGGGAGGAAGCCGCCGAGCAGGGGACGGCCGTGTTCGTCTTCCCGAAGGCCCAACAGCTCCCGATGGTCGCGACCCTCGCCGAACGGCACCCTGACGTGCAGTTGGTCGTCGATCACATGGCGTTCCCCGACGAGACGACCGACCCCGACGAGGCCCCCTGGACGGAGTTCGAGGCACTGGCCGACCACGACAACGTCGCGGTCAAGGTGAGTTCCCTCCCCCGTTCGAGCGAGCAGTCCTGGCCCTACGAGGACCTGTGGGGCTACGTCCGCAACCTCGCGGACTGGTTCGGCACCGACCGCCTCATGCTCGGCTCGGACTACCCGTGGATGGACGACTGGGCCGACTACGAGGCGTGTCTCTCGTGGGTCGAGGAAACCCCGTTCCTCTCGGCCCGGGACCACTCCGATCTGGCCCACCGGACGTTCGAACGAGTCCACGGGGAGTGA